Proteins encoded by one window of Sardina pilchardus chromosome 7, fSarPil1.1, whole genome shotgun sequence:
- the LOC134088026 gene encoding tumor necrosis factor receptor superfamily member 14-like isoform X2, which yields MSLLCSCVNTTAPQPEEAMVKLVIIAVILLITVSGVSTACGRAEYLIGQECCPMCGPGYYVRRHCTEFISTTCVPCLSSFFTDAPNGLESCRSCTVCDSSGGLRVKRACSSTSDTLCEPLEGHYCTDPIQDGCRGAVEHTKCSPGEYIKQPGTSSSDAVCGVS from the exons ATGAGTCTGTTGTGTAGCTGTGTGAACACCACTGCACCCCAACCAGAGGAGGCCATGGTGAAGCTGGTGATTATTGCAGTGATCCTCCTCATCACTGTGTCTGGGGTCTCTACTGCCTGTGGAAGAGCGGAGTATCTTATAGGGCAGGAGTGCTGTCCCATGTGTGGCCCTG GTTATTATGTGCGGAGACACTGCACAGAGTTCATCAGCACAACGTGTGTTCCGTGTCTGTCATCGTTCTTCACCGATGCCCCCAATGGCTTGGAGTCATGCAGATCATGCACGGTTTGTGACTCCA GTGGAGGTCTAAGAGTGAAGAGGGCGTGCAGCTCCACCTCAGACACACTGTGTGAGCCTCTGGAAGGTCACTACTGCACTGACCcaatccaagatggctgcagaGGAGCTGTGGAACACACCAAGTGCTCACCAGGAGAATACATCAAACAGCCAG GGACATCATcttcagatgctgtgtgtg GTGTGAGTTGA
- the LOC134088026 gene encoding tumor necrosis factor receptor superfamily member 14-like isoform X1: MSLLCSCVNTTAPQPEEAMVKLVIIAVILLITVSGVSTACGRAEYLIGQECCPMCGPGYYVRRHCTEFISTTCVPCLSSFFTDAPNGLESCRSCTVCDSSGGLRVKRACSSTSDTLCEPLEGHYCTDPIQDGCRGAVEHTKCSPGEYIKQPGTSSSDAVCGECVGDMYSNGSFTSCRPHTQCELMGLVVIKKGSTSYDTECAERKNTVVIIASLVSAIVLATICGVLVCVFILRWKRKKQQSSTTTPPTQTGKNDIPLRNGLIDQESGHVGATEAQGEIHGMMAAVT; encoded by the exons ATGAGTCTGTTGTGTAGCTGTGTGAACACCACTGCACCCCAACCAGAGGAGGCCATGGTGAAGCTGGTGATTATTGCAGTGATCCTCCTCATCACTGTGTCTGGGGTCTCTACTGCCTGTGGAAGAGCGGAGTATCTTATAGGGCAGGAGTGCTGTCCCATGTGTGGCCCTG GTTATTATGTGCGGAGACACTGCACAGAGTTCATCAGCACAACGTGTGTTCCGTGTCTGTCATCGTTCTTCACCGATGCCCCCAATGGCTTGGAGTCATGCAGATCATGCACGGTTTGTGACTCCA GTGGAGGTCTAAGAGTGAAGAGGGCGTGCAGCTCCACCTCAGACACACTGTGTGAGCCTCTGGAAGGTCACTACTGCACTGACCcaatccaagatggctgcagaGGAGCTGTGGAACACACCAAGTGCTCACCAGGAGAATACATCAAACAGCCAG GGACATCATcttcagatgctgtgtgtggtgagtgtgtaggTGACATGTACTCAAACGGATCATTCACATCctgcagaccacacacaca GTGTGAGTTGATGGGACTTGTTGTCATAAAAAAAGGATCAACTTCTTATGACACAGAATGTGCTGAAAGAAAAAACACTGTTGTCATCATAGCCAGTCTAGTTTCCGCTATAGTCCTAGCTACTATATGTGGGGTTCTGGTCTGCGTCTTTATATTACGATGGAAGAGGAAGAAACAacaatcatcaacaacaacaccaccaactCAAACAGGAAAAAACG ACATACCTTTGAGGAATGGCCTTATCGATCAAGAGTCTGGTCATGTTGGAGCAACAGAG GCACAAGGGGAAATCCATGGCATGATGGCAGCAGTTACGTGA